Proteins encoded in a region of the Halodesulfovibrio marinisediminis DSM 17456 genome:
- the fdhF gene encoding formate dehydrogenase subunit alpha, translating into MQHISTTCPYCGVGCALSLNVDGDRIISVSPGPEPLVNQGALCSKGRFGFDFVHHADRLKKPLIRKNGELVPATWDEALDLVATRFADVVSTHGPDALGGFSSARCSNEENYLFQKLFRAGIGTNNIDHCARLUHAPTVAGLATSLGSGAMTNSIRELWDMGQGDCVCVIGSNTTACHPIIGLGMMEAKRNGAKLVVIDPREIDLAREADVWLRLRPGTDTALLSAIAGEIINSGLADVERVAAVTEDFESFCKSLESFDVETVSEISEVPADGIRKAARCIAQSANTAFYYTMGVTQHTTGTSNVLAVSNLALLTGNIGRPKTGVNPLRGQNNVQGACDMGALPNVLTGYRPVTDDAARDIFEKAWGVELPPEIGLTIPKMLTAIDEDRLKGLFIFGENPMRSDPDITHVEHCLKQVDFLVVQDIFLTETAQLADVVLPGASFAEKDGTFSSTERRVQRIRRAVPPVGDSRPDWVILAELLKKLGRPERYATAEDVFNEMRMLTPSYAGITYERLENGGLQWPCPSEEHSGTPILHVGSCMRGAGKFVPLTHREPAELPDNEYPLTLTTGRVVAHYHTATMTRRCFGLVGTWPEELVEIHPLDAAKYGIEDGDLIEVRSRRGAATGRAWVTRRVRRGLVFMTFHFSESPANILTSSAADPVTGTPQLKVCAVSVRKLTGDVQAMNLKHIEEHLSCQHV; encoded by the coding sequence ATGCAACATATTTCTACCACCTGTCCTTACTGCGGCGTCGGCTGTGCCTTGTCTCTTAATGTAGACGGCGATCGCATTATTAGTGTTTCACCAGGACCTGAACCTTTAGTAAACCAAGGTGCCCTTTGTTCGAAGGGACGGTTCGGGTTTGATTTTGTGCACCATGCCGATCGGTTAAAAAAACCTTTGATACGTAAAAACGGGGAATTGGTTCCCGCAACATGGGATGAGGCTCTCGACCTTGTTGCAACGCGATTTGCCGATGTTGTGTCTACCCACGGCCCAGATGCTCTTGGTGGATTCAGCAGTGCTCGTTGTTCCAACGAGGAAAATTACCTTTTTCAGAAACTGTTCCGCGCAGGAATTGGTACAAACAATATAGATCACTGTGCGCGACTTTGACACGCCCCAACTGTAGCCGGTCTGGCTACATCTCTGGGAAGTGGTGCCATGACGAATTCCATTCGGGAATTATGGGATATGGGGCAGGGGGACTGTGTATGTGTCATTGGCTCCAATACTACAGCGTGTCATCCGATAATTGGATTGGGCATGATGGAAGCCAAGCGCAACGGCGCAAAGCTGGTTGTTATCGACCCGCGCGAGATTGATCTTGCTCGCGAGGCTGATGTCTGGCTGCGACTTCGTCCCGGAACGGACACAGCTTTGCTTTCTGCTATTGCAGGCGAAATCATTAATTCCGGTTTGGCTGACGTTGAACGTGTTGCCGCTGTAACCGAGGATTTTGAAAGTTTCTGCAAGAGCCTTGAAAGCTTTGACGTTGAGACTGTATCTGAGATTTCGGAAGTTCCCGCTGATGGCATTCGCAAGGCTGCGCGTTGCATTGCTCAATCTGCCAATACCGCCTTTTATTACACGATGGGGGTTACCCAACACACAACAGGGACAAGTAATGTTTTGGCTGTTTCCAACTTAGCTCTGCTGACCGGTAATATTGGTCGTCCTAAAACTGGCGTGAACCCACTTCGAGGGCAGAACAATGTGCAGGGCGCTTGTGACATGGGAGCTTTGCCCAACGTACTGACCGGTTATCGTCCGGTAACTGATGATGCGGCAAGAGATATCTTTGAAAAGGCTTGGGGAGTTGAGCTTCCTCCAGAAATCGGTCTGACTATCCCTAAAATGCTTACTGCAATCGATGAGGACCGGTTGAAAGGGCTTTTCATTTTCGGGGAAAACCCGATGCGCAGTGATCCTGACATTACCCATGTAGAGCATTGTCTGAAGCAGGTAGACTTCCTTGTTGTTCAGGATATTTTCCTGACTGAAACCGCACAACTCGCTGATGTAGTGCTCCCCGGAGCTAGTTTTGCGGAAAAAGATGGGACGTTTTCCAGTACTGAAAGAAGAGTTCAGCGTATTCGCCGTGCTGTACCACCTGTAGGTGATAGCCGTCCGGATTGGGTGATCCTTGCGGAACTACTGAAAAAGCTTGGCCGACCGGAACGATACGCAACAGCTGAAGATGTATTTAACGAAATGCGAATGCTTACTCCGAGTTATGCCGGAATCACCTATGAACGGCTTGAAAACGGTGGGTTACAGTGGCCATGCCCAAGTGAAGAGCATTCCGGTACCCCGATTCTGCATGTGGGCAGTTGCATGCGTGGAGCAGGAAAGTTTGTTCCCCTTACCCACAGGGAGCCTGCCGAACTTCCGGACAACGAATATCCGCTGACATTGACCACCGGACGCGTTGTAGCCCATTACCATACTGCCACCATGACCAGACGTTGCTTTGGCCTTGTTGGTACATGGCCTGAAGAACTTGTTGAGATTCATCCTCTTGATGCTGCTAAATACGGTATAGAAGATGGCGATCTCATAGAGGTTCGTTCCCGCCGTGGTGCAGCAACGGGTAGGGCGTGGGTTACCCGTAGGGTTCGTCGGGGGCTGGTCTTTATGACATTCCACTTCTCCGAGAGTCCGGCCAATATTCTTACCAGTTCTGCTGCTGATCCTGTGACAGGTACTCCGCAGCTTAAAGTTTGTGCAGTATCTGTACGCAAGCTCACTGGTGATGTTCAAGCAATGAATTTAAAACACATAGAGGAACATTTGTCATGCCAACACGTTTAA
- the nadE gene encoding NAD(+) synthase produces MTLDLRVDATQTVEEISKYLRQIVKRNNSHGVILGLSGGLDSCVLAVLAVHALGPQAVTVVYLFDQDSDPIIAQNARLMAKSLGLSLEESDISEDMAKRGVYASIFTKMLRISGAVARVSAASYKLICGETPFKSTLRVGSGETLQPWYKRLMFNLTMHHVDAGFTQRHVFRRDILECIATERNLSLIGAANRSECEVGWFVKDGIDDLEVQPLTGLLKTQVRQLAKELELPEPVRNQLPSPDMARGVTDEFGIGHEYRIIDIVIDGLDRGLAVEEIVALGIPKKDVIDICDLMRLSEWKRTSPHEMPPVSGRYGSNVRG; encoded by the coding sequence GTGACACTTGATTTACGCGTAGATGCTACTCAGACTGTCGAAGAAATTTCGAAGTATCTGAGACAGATAGTAAAGCGTAACAACTCGCACGGCGTGATTCTCGGCCTGAGCGGCGGACTAGATTCTTGTGTCCTTGCTGTACTAGCCGTACATGCTCTAGGGCCACAGGCGGTAACCGTTGTCTATCTTTTTGACCAAGACAGCGATCCGATAATCGCCCAGAATGCCCGGCTTATGGCGAAGAGTCTGGGGCTGTCCCTAGAGGAATCCGACATTTCAGAGGACATGGCGAAGCGCGGCGTATACGCTTCGATTTTCACGAAAATGCTACGAATTTCCGGTGCAGTAGCAAGGGTCAGTGCAGCGAGCTACAAACTGATATGCGGCGAGACACCGTTTAAATCCACGCTACGAGTCGGCAGCGGTGAAACATTGCAACCTTGGTATAAGCGTTTGATGTTTAACTTGACCATGCATCACGTTGATGCCGGCTTCACCCAGCGCCATGTTTTTCGACGCGACATCCTCGAATGCATCGCAACAGAGCGGAACTTATCACTGATTGGGGCGGCTAACCGATCCGAATGCGAAGTAGGCTGGTTTGTTAAAGATGGAATTGACGATCTAGAGGTGCAACCTCTCACAGGGCTATTAAAAACGCAGGTCCGTCAACTGGCCAAAGAATTAGAGCTGCCCGAGCCTGTCCGCAACCAGCTGCCCTCGCCCGATATGGCGCGAGGTGTGACGGATGAATTTGGAATCGGACATGAATACCGTATTATCGATATCGTCATCGATGGACTAGATCGCGGCCTTGCAGTGGAGGAAATCGTAGCTCTTGGTATTCCAAAAAAAGACGTGATCGATATTTGTGACCTAATGCGTCTGTCGGAATGGAAAAGGACGTCACCGCACGAAATGCCTCCGGTCAGCGGCAGGTACGGATCGAACGTTCGAGGTTGA